Within Gemmatimonadota bacterium, the genomic segment TTCGCGCTCAGGGACCACGCCGCGCAACACGAGATAGCCGAGGTACAGGAACCAGAGGAAGAGCGTGAGGGTGAGTCGCGCATCCCAGACCCACCAGGCGCCCCAGATCGGCTTGCCCCAGAGCGGCCCCGAGACGAGCACGCCCGTGGTGAAGATCACGCCGACCTCGGCCGAGCTCTCCGCGAAGCGATCGAGCCGCGGGTCCTTCAGGAAGAGCCAGAACGCCCCGGCGAGCGCGGTGCAGCCGAACGCGAGGAACGCCACCCAGGCCGACGGGACATGCACGTAGAAGATCTTCTGCGCGTAGCCCTGGAGTCGCTCGGGTGGCGTGAACCAGATCGCCCGGGCGAACGCCGCGGCCATCGCGGCGGCGGCGGCGAGCAGGAACCAGTCGGGGCCGGCGCGGCGCGCGGGCTGGGCGGGGGAGGTCATCCGATCAGTCGTCGAGCGTGAGGGGGAACAGCAGCATGCAGATGTATGAGAAGACGAGGTCGAACGCGAGCAGGATGCGCAACCAGGCGAAGGCCTCCTCGAGTGGCCGCCCGCCGAGGAGCGAGGCGGTGACCTTCGCTGCGGGCATGACGATCGGCACGAAGAACGGCATCGCGAGCACCGGCAGCAGCAGCTCGGCGAGCCGTGTGTTGGCGGTCATGCCCGCGAACATCGTTCCGACCGCGACGAGCCCGACGGAGGCGAGGAGCATGAGCAGCGCGAGCGCCCCGAAGGCTGGACCGATGGGCAGGTTGTAGAAGAGCGCGACGGCGGGCAGCGCCACCGCTTGAACGCCGAGAACGAAGACGAGGTTCGCGAGCGCCTTTCCGAGGAAGAGCCCCTCCCGCGGCACCGGCGCGACGAGGAGCGCATCCATCGCGCCGTCGTGCTGTTCCACACCGAACGAGCGGTGCATCCCGAGCAGCCCCGAGAACGTGAACGTCACCCAGAGCACGCCCGGTGCGAGGTCGGCGGCCCCGATCGCGGTGGGATCCCAGGCGAAGTAGAAGATCACGATCGAGAGCAGCGAGAGCACGAGGGCCGAGAGGAACGCCGAGCGCGTGCGGAACTCGATCGCGAGATCCTTCCGGGCGACGATCCACGCGGCCGCGAGGACGCCGGGCGTACGCGCACTCACGCGACGAGCTCGCGATAGTCGGCAGCGTACCGGTCGCGCTCCAGGCCCTCCGCGCGCTCGAACCGCGCGAACCTGCCGGCGCGCATGATCGCGGCGTGCGTGGCGAGCGCGAGCCCCTCGTGTAGGTGATGCGTGACGACGATGAGCGCCGCCCCCGCGTCGCGACGCTCGCGCAGCAGGGCGGTGAGGGCGGCCCCGCCCTGTTCGTCGAGGCCGGTGTAGGGCTCGTCCGCGAGGAGGACGTCCGGCGCGTGGACGATCGCGCGGGCGATGGCGACGCGCTGCTGGAGTCCTCGCGAGAGCGCCCGTACGGCCACGTCGGCGCGGTCGGCCACCCGGAGCTGCTCGAGGGCCCGTTGGGTCGCGCCGTCAGGATCGACGAGGCCATGCAACTGGGCCGAGAACCGGACGTTCTCGCGCGCGGTGAGCGCCTCGTAGAGCATCCCGCGATGGGAGATGAGTCCGACCCGGGCACGGGCATCGGGCTTGGGGAGGGCAACGCCCTCGATGGACGCGGTGCCGGCGGTCGGCGAGAGGAGTCCGGCGAGGAGCCGGAGGGCCGTCGTCTTGCCTGCCCCGTTGGGACCGAAGAGGGCGAGGCAGTCGCCCGGCCCGAGCGAGAACGAGAGGCCATCGACGGCGCGGCGCGCCCCGAAGGCGCGGACCAATCCCGCGGCCTCGACGCGCGCCGT encodes:
- the ccsA gene encoding cytochrome c biogenesis protein CcsA — protein: MTSPAQPARRAGPDWFLLAAAAAMAAAFARAIWFTPPERLQGYAQKIFYVHVPSAWVAFLAFGCTALAGAFWLFLKDPRLDRFAESSAEVGVIFTTGVLVSGPLWGKPIWGAWWVWDARLTLTLFLWFLYLGYLVLRGVVPERELRARYSAIVGILGAVLIPFIHLSVYLFNTQHPMPVVANPAGIQMPGVMVKTFFLALGAFTLLYVALVRARYALAAERDALDDDATAER
- a CDS encoding heme exporter protein CcmB; translation: MSARTPGVLAAAWIVARKDLAIEFRTRSAFLSALVLSLLSIVIFYFAWDPTAIGAADLAPGVLWVTFTFSGLLGMHRSFGVEQHDGAMDALLVAPVPREGLFLGKALANLVFVLGVQAVALPAVALFYNLPIGPAFGALALLMLLASVGLVAVGTMFAGMTANTRLAELLLPVLAMPFFVPIVMPAAKVTASLLGGRPLEEAFAWLRILLAFDLVFSYICMLLFPLTLDD
- the ccmA gene encoding heme ABC exporter ATP-binding protein CcmA codes for the protein MTARVEAAGLVRAFGARRAVDGLSFSLGPGDCLALFGPNGAGKTTALRLLAGLLSPTAGTASIEGVALPKPDARARVGLISHRGMLYEALTARENVRFSAQLHGLVDPDGATQRALEQLRVADRADVAVRALSRGLQQRVAIARAIVHAPDVLLADEPYTGLDEQGGAALTALLRERRDAGAALIVVTHHLHEGLALATHAAIMRAGRFARFERAEGLERDRYAADYRELVA